The DNA sequence TGCAAAACGGAGATTCCCCAACAGGCACCAAAGCCATTAATATTCGGAATCAAATCTTTTATTCCGGTTGCGAAAAGAATTTTCTTTGCTGTAAACGTTTTTCCTGATTCTGTTTTAAGTTCAAAACCATTTTCTATTCTAATAGCGCTAACCGCTAATTCGTTATGAAATTGAACCGTATCATAAGAGCTAATCTCTTCTTTGGCTTTCTTCGAAATAGTTGCCGGCTTCTCTCCATCCTGTGTAATAAAATTATGCGAATAGGGTGTTTGTCTGTTACATGGCAGTCCACTATCTATCACCAAAACCTCACGCAAAGAACGCCCCAGACTCATCGCGGCAGCTAGTCCGCTGTAACTTCCTCCTACAACAATAACTTCAAAATGATTTTGCTGTGCCATAATTGTTATCTTTTATGTGATTTATAATTCAAAAAATGTCCCACAATCATCCCTATTCCTCCAAAAAAAATCCAATCAAGATGAATTTCCAAAAAAATATCGACCAAAACACTGATCCAAATCATGGCCATAGAAATAATAAAAATGCTGGAGACCAAAAGGTTCGATTTTTTAATTATTTTTAAAATCGCAAAAAGTCCAATTGAAGCAAAAACCAAATCGATAAAAGGATTGTGAGTTAATCCTAATGGCAGAATGGTTAGCAAAGGAAAGAGCAAGCAATGCACCAAACAAATGGTAGCGCTCGAAATTCCTAAAATATCGTAAAGGGCCATGGTCGTTTTCTTCATTTCTCGTACTTTTGCTTAATGCAAATATATAAAATTATTTCAATCGCAACATTGTTGCGTTAATATATTTAATTGATTTAGAATGAAAAACACTAGAAATACTACCGCAAAGACGGCCGTTACACAGATTCTCACCGAATCGAAAACGGCATTGTCACATACAGAAATTCACAAACTAACAGCAGATTTGTGTGATCGTGTTACTATTTACAGAATATTGGATCGTCTTGTAAATGACGATATCGTTCATAAAATTGTAGATCTTGACGGTACGGTAAAATATGCCAAATGCCATCATGCACATCCAGTACACATTCATAATCACGCTCATTTCAGCTGTGAAAATTGCCACGAAATAACCTGCCTTGAAAATGTAAAACCAAGTTACATTATTCCGCACAACTATAAAGTAAATGATATTAACTTTACGTTATCAGGTTTGTGTCCCAATTGTTTAAATTCTAACATTTAACTTTTAGACTTGTCTAAAAATATTGTTGAGCGAATGCAATTTTTCTATATATTTGGAAAATCAATATTTTGACAATGACCAAATCTTTAGAAGAAGTAAACCAATCGGTTCCCACCGAGAATAAAAAAACAGGATTCAGAAAAATATTAGCCTTCTTCGGTCCGGCATACTTAGTAAGTGTAGGTTACATGGACCCCGGAAACTGGGCTACCGATATTGCGGGAGGGAGTCAGTTTGGCTACACCCTGGTTTGGGTTTTGCTTATGAGTAA is a window from the Flavobacterium cupriresistens genome containing:
- a CDS encoding MerC domain-containing protein, which encodes MKKTTMALYDILGISSATICLVHCLLFPLLTILPLGLTHNPFIDLVFASIGLFAILKIIKKSNLLVSSIFIISMAMIWISVLVDIFLEIHLDWIFFGGIGMIVGHFLNYKSHKR
- a CDS encoding Fur family transcriptional regulator, which encodes MKNTRNTTAKTAVTQILTESKTALSHTEIHKLTADLCDRVTIYRILDRLVNDDIVHKIVDLDGTVKYAKCHHAHPVHIHNHAHFSCENCHEITCLENVKPSYIIPHNYKVNDINFTLSGLCPNCLNSNI